In Gammaproteobacteria bacterium (ex Lamellibrachia satsuma), a single genomic region encodes these proteins:
- a CDS encoding DNA mismatch repair protein MutS codes for MGKKSKREDESNLFRESLDDISPLPQDKTEPYKKRLPPRPLNLEDEDDGGFSDTDHYSDTEIEATDELLFSRPGVQDRVIRDLRRGRFEVGLELDLHGLTVAYARENLGLFLTECQQRHIRCARIIHGKGYGSENRQPVLKQKINLWLRQREDVLAFSSATRRDGGTGAVYVLLRNPKKGRR; via the coding sequence ATGGGCAAAAAATCCAAGCGGGAAGATGAGTCGAATCTATTCCGGGAGTCGCTGGACGATATCAGTCCGCTTCCCCAGGATAAGACCGAGCCGTATAAGAAGCGCCTGCCTCCCAGACCACTCAACCTGGAAGATGAGGATGACGGCGGTTTTTCCGATACCGACCACTACTCCGACACCGAGATCGAAGCCACCGACGAACTGCTGTTCAGTCGTCCGGGGGTACAGGATCGTGTGATCCGCGATCTGCGCAGGGGACGGTTCGAAGTCGGCCTTGAACTCGATCTGCACGGACTTACCGTCGCTTATGCGCGGGAAAATCTGGGACTCTTCCTGACCGAGTGTCAGCAGCGACATATCCGCTGCGCCCGCATCATCCACGGCAAGGGTTATGGCTCAGAGAACCGCCAGCCGGTGCTGAAACAGAAGATCAACCTCTGGCTGCGCCAGCGCGAAGATGTCCTTGCCTTCAGCTCCGCCACCCGGCGCGACGGCGGCACCGGCGCCGTCTATGTCCTGCTGCGCAATCCAAAAAAAGGCCGACGATGA
- the ispD gene encoding 2-C-methyl-D-erythritol 4-phosphate cytidylyltransferase — MSDRFWAAVPAAGVGKRMASVVPKQYLPLLGRPLIEQTLSRLLAHPKISGVFVALSEGDGWWSSTSFADDPRVVRVGGGEERCHSVLNVLQAMGKQTAETDWVLVHDAARPCVHREDLDNLMDQLDDDPVGGLLGVPLHDTVKSVETGKRVVATIPREPLWRAFTPQMFRLGMLRQALSDALDSGKLVTDDASAMELAGFQPRMVEGRIDNIKVTCPEDLALAAFFLDRQSSSGE; from the coding sequence ATGAGTGATCGCTTCTGGGCGGCGGTTCCCGCCGCAGGCGTTGGCAAACGAATGGCCAGCGTAGTGCCGAAACAGTATCTTCCCCTCCTGGGCCGACCCCTGATTGAGCAGACACTGTCACGATTGTTGGCGCACCCCAAAATCTCAGGCGTTTTCGTGGCGCTCTCAGAAGGGGATGGCTGGTGGTCGTCAACCTCGTTCGCGGATGATCCAAGGGTGGTCCGGGTCGGAGGCGGCGAGGAGCGCTGTCACTCCGTGCTCAATGTATTGCAGGCCATGGGGAAACAGACAGCAGAAACTGATTGGGTTTTGGTACACGATGCGGCGCGTCCCTGTGTCCATCGAGAGGATCTGGATAACCTGATGGATCAGCTCGACGATGATCCGGTCGGCGGTCTGCTCGGCGTGCCGCTACATGATACGGTGAAATCGGTTGAAACAGGAAAGCGGGTCGTGGCTACGATTCCGCGGGAGCCTCTATGGCGCGCATTCACGCCGCAGATGTTTCGGCTGGGCATGTTGCGTCAGGCACTGAGTGATGCTCTTGATAGCGGAAAACTGGTGACCGATGATGCCAGCGCCATGGAACTGGCCGGATTTCAACCCAGAATGGTGGAGGGTCGAATTGATAACATTAAGGTCACCTGTCCCGAAGATCTTGCCCTGGCAGCCTTCTTCCTGGATCGTCAATCATCCTCCGGTGAGTAG
- the ispF gene encoding 2-C-methyl-D-erythritol 2,4-cyclodiphosphate synthase has translation MRIGQGYDAHRFESGKRLLLGGVEIKHDQGLKAHSDGDVVIHALCDALLGAAGMGDIGRHFPDSASEYAGIDSRRLLQRAVELIQDTGLRVGNVDLTAVAQRPKLAPYIDTMQARLASDLQVEPARVNVKATTTEGMGFTGRGEGIAAYAVVLLEEGSA, from the coding sequence ATGCGCATTGGCCAGGGTTACGATGCCCACCGTTTTGAAAGTGGAAAACGGTTGCTGTTGGGCGGCGTGGAGATAAAGCACGATCAGGGTCTCAAGGCACATTCTGACGGAGATGTGGTGATTCATGCGCTTTGCGATGCGTTACTGGGTGCCGCCGGGATGGGGGATATCGGCCGCCACTTCCCGGATAGCGCCAGCGAATATGCCGGGATCGACAGCCGCCGGCTGTTGCAGCGAGCGGTGGAGCTGATACAGGACACTGGTTTGCGTGTCGGCAACGTGGACCTTACTGCAGTGGCGCAGCGGCCTAAACTCGCACCCTACATCGATACCATGCAGGCGCGATTGGCGAGTGATCTGCAGGTCGAACCGGCCAGGGTCAACGTTAAGGCAACCACTACCGAAGGTATGGGATTCACGGGACGGGGTGAGGGCATCGCAGCCTATGCCGTCGTGCTGCTGGAGGAGGGATCAGCGTGA
- the truD gene encoding tRNA pseudouridine(13) synthase TruD, which produces MPFAHGGPVGCGLIRGSAEDFQVEEVLGFSPDGEGEHVLIQLRKRDTNTVWLSRQLAKFADVPARDVSYAGLKDRHAVTTQWFSVRLAGRAEPDWEAFNSELAEVLVHERHRRKLKQGALRGNRFRLLVRGIEADTDLLEQRLRQLRELGFPNYFGTQRFGHNYGNLAQADLFFSGQSGRIDRKLRGLLISAVRSQLFNQVLAERLRRQDWDRILPGERASLDGSRSSFSVEEIDEEIQRRCREKDIHPSGPLWGRGRLPVEGEVLALEEQVLAPFGEWRNSLEHVGLEQDRRTLRIGVDDLRWEFSEAGVLGLTFFLPAGSYATMLLRELLRVSEPAVGRSGAPPR; this is translated from the coding sequence ATGCCGTTTGCTCACGGCGGACCGGTGGGGTGTGGCCTGATTCGCGGCTCGGCGGAGGATTTTCAGGTGGAAGAGGTCCTCGGCTTCTCTCCGGATGGTGAGGGCGAGCATGTATTGATCCAGCTGCGCAAACGGGACACCAACACTGTCTGGCTGTCGCGCCAGCTGGCAAAGTTTGCTGATGTACCTGCCAGGGATGTGAGTTACGCGGGCCTTAAAGATCGGCATGCAGTGACAACCCAGTGGTTTTCCGTGCGTCTTGCCGGTCGAGCGGAACCCGACTGGGAGGCGTTCAACTCTGAGTTGGCCGAAGTCCTTGTCCACGAGCGGCATCGTAGGAAGCTTAAGCAGGGCGCCTTGCGGGGCAACCGTTTCCGGTTGTTGGTTCGCGGGATTGAAGCCGATACAGACCTGTTGGAGCAGCGTCTGCGGCAGCTTCGGGAACTAGGTTTTCCAAACTACTTTGGAACACAGCGATTTGGCCACAACTATGGCAATCTGGCACAGGCCGACCTGTTTTTTTCCGGCCAAAGCGGACGAATCGACCGTAAATTGCGTGGGCTGTTGATCTCCGCGGTAAGGTCACAGCTATTCAACCAGGTACTGGCAGAGCGCCTTCGTCGGCAGGATTGGGATCGAATTCTGCCCGGAGAACGTGCTTCGCTGGATGGTTCCCGTTCCAGCTTTAGTGTGGAGGAGATCGATGAAGAGATCCAGCGTCGCTGCCGCGAGAAGGATATCCATCCCAGCGGCCCTCTCTGGGGGCGGGGGCGATTGCCGGTCGAAGGGGAAGTTCTGGCCCTTGAAGAGCAGGTATTAGCCCCCTTCGGTGAATGGCGCAACAGCCTGGAACACGTTGGCTTGGAGCAGGATCGTCGTACCCTGCGGATCGGTGTGGATGATCTGCGATGGGAATTTTCTGAAGCAGGTGTGTTGGGGTTGACGTTTTTTCTTCCCGCAGGCAGTTACGCAACGATGCTGTTGCGGGAGTTACTACGGGTCAGCGAGCCTGCGGTGGGTAGGAGCGGCGCCCCGCCGCGATGA
- the ftsB gene encoding cell division protein FtsB, which produces MRILVAILLLLLAFLQYRLWVGEGSLAEVNNLENEITRQEAALVDLKKRNRALQAEVEDLRSGSAALEERARSELGMIKEGEIFYQVIDQSQITTQ; this is translated from the coding sequence ATGCGTATCCTAGTTGCCATCCTGCTTCTGCTGCTTGCCTTTCTGCAATACCGCCTCTGGGTCGGTGAGGGGAGTCTGGCGGAAGTGAACAACCTGGAAAATGAGATAACCCGCCAAGAGGCGGCACTGGTCGATCTGAAGAAGCGCAACCGTGCGTTGCAGGCTGAGGTTGAAGATCTGCGCAGCGGCAGTGCGGCACTTGAAGAGCGGGCTCGCAGCGAATTGGGCATGATCAAGGAGGGTGAGATCTTCTACCAGGTGATTGATCAATCCCAGATCACGACCCAATGA
- a CDS encoding HDOD domain-containing protein, whose product MSHNVVTATASEILRFNPIRKLPARVLTYVATFGTVEHFSRGTQIIAEGTKDPFVNYLMHGEVDIDCSDGTQLNLKAESNRSTYPLSVKQPHACNITAKSAVVLLKMPREIIQSIACLPTDESGRDSQSIELKESGGPEARLYWEFHQAMKDGHIELPSMPDVATRIAKVVNNPSTDSDDIARVIQADPTIAARVISVVNSAAYRGQDKIGDLPDAVTRLGRNVTHNLVISFALGSLFKSRSKHLQRRMISSWKHACQVAPICHELARVTPGLSPDRALLSGLVHDIGALPIISSGRSHPEMSENPQLLDQVINNLQAEVGAMVLRKWGFADEFVQAALHAEDWMADDGDQPNYADLVRVAQLHVYIGTPTMRSLPRMDLTPSFHKLALGKLTPSCSLGIIERAKSDIREMQQLLTGG is encoded by the coding sequence ATGAGTCACAACGTTGTAACAGCTACTGCCAGTGAAATTCTGCGCTTTAATCCAATCAGGAAGCTTCCTGCGCGTGTTCTGACATATGTCGCCACTTTCGGCACGGTGGAGCACTTCAGCAGGGGTACCCAGATTATTGCAGAGGGGACAAAGGACCCGTTTGTCAACTACCTGATGCATGGCGAAGTGGATATCGACTGCAGCGATGGCACCCAGTTGAATCTCAAGGCGGAATCGAACCGAAGCACCTACCCACTCTCGGTGAAGCAGCCCCACGCCTGTAATATCACGGCAAAAAGCGCGGTCGTCCTGCTGAAGATGCCACGGGAGATCATCCAGAGTATCGCCTGTCTGCCCACCGATGAGTCCGGGCGGGATTCACAATCGATAGAGCTGAAAGAGAGTGGCGGCCCTGAGGCCCGTCTCTACTGGGAGTTTCACCAAGCAATGAAAGATGGGCACATCGAACTGCCCAGCATGCCGGATGTCGCTACCCGGATCGCAAAAGTGGTCAACAACCCCTCCACGGACAGCGACGACATTGCCCGCGTGATACAGGCCGATCCAACGATCGCCGCACGGGTTATCAGCGTCGTCAACAGTGCTGCCTACCGCGGACAGGACAAAATCGGTGACCTGCCGGATGCAGTGACCCGCCTCGGGCGCAATGTCACGCACAATCTGGTGATCAGCTTCGCCTTGGGTTCCCTCTTTAAAAGTCGTTCGAAACACCTGCAACGGCGCATGATCTCCAGCTGGAAACACGCCTGCCAGGTGGCGCCGATCTGTCATGAACTGGCCAGAGTCACCCCAGGGCTTAGTCCGGATCGGGCATTGCTCAGCGGCCTGGTGCATGATATCGGCGCACTACCCATCATCAGTTCCGGCAGAAGCCACCCGGAGATGTCCGAGAACCCACAATTGCTGGATCAGGTGATCAACAACCTGCAGGCAGAAGTCGGCGCCATGGTATTGAGAAAATGGGGGTTTGCGGACGAGTTCGTTCAGGCGGCGCTACACGCGGAAGACTGGATGGCGGATGACGGCGATCAACCCAACTATGCCGACCTTGTGAGGGTCGCCCAGTTACATGTCTATATCGGCACACCTACAATGCGTTCCCTGCCACGCATGGACCTGACGCCCTCATTTCACAAGCTGGCACTGGGTAAACTCACGCCGAGTTGCTCACTGGGTATCATCGAGCGGGCTAAAAGCGACATACGGGAGATGCAGCAACTACTCACCGGAGGATGA
- a CDS encoding DUF839 domain-containing protein, translating into MAAEAQQVTRTSRAVDLGEETVAIGYHPLFRNGDRFGDETFGLLHDAHGQPLKKEDGNPRISNSNDFSSLLQVDGEIFLLSQFEDMPAGIYLSELRQSAETGLLKVKRTRPLDLTPLKGAWNLCAGSVTPWSTHLASEEYEPNAAVVDDIPGRSFQSMASYMGGDPTQLNPYDYGWQLEARVDSFDQVKLTRHYAMGRFSPEAGIVMPDRKTVYITDDGNNTALFRFVADRAGDLSSGRLFAAHWIQTSRLDGGSAKLDWIPLGHADDATIKKQIDRRIDFDEIFHHSHPGLGNECPNGYRAINTRWQHECLRVRSGMEQAASRLESRRYAALLGATTEFSKMEGVTYDSATNHLYVAMTSLSKGMEDNRKGNLPNDRWDRGGPNHIRLPYNPCGAVYTLELDETYVAHSMRALVTGHPAKDDPENLCDTAGIANPDNLTFIQGQDTLIIAEDSSKGHRNNALWAYRVTSGELTRIQTAPLGAEITGAYHFPDVNGWDYLFSVIQHPLDAASITGYIGPIPAGTTAGKQNQ; encoded by the coding sequence GTGGCAGCAGAGGCACAACAAGTGACCCGCACCTCCCGGGCGGTCGACTTGGGGGAAGAGACCGTTGCCATCGGCTATCACCCACTCTTCCGCAATGGGGATCGTTTTGGTGATGAAACCTTCGGCCTGCTGCACGACGCTCACGGCCAGCCTCTGAAAAAAGAGGATGGCAACCCACGAATTTCCAACAGCAACGACTTCTCCTCCCTTTTGCAGGTAGACGGGGAAATTTTCCTGCTCTCTCAATTCGAAGACATGCCTGCTGGAATCTATCTCAGCGAACTCCGCCAGAGTGCCGAAACCGGTCTTCTGAAGGTAAAACGTACCCGGCCACTCGATCTGACGCCTCTCAAGGGAGCCTGGAATCTCTGTGCAGGCAGTGTCACGCCCTGGAGCACACACCTCGCATCGGAGGAGTACGAACCCAACGCAGCGGTGGTCGATGATATCCCCGGTCGTTCCTTTCAGTCGATGGCCAGCTATATGGGTGGAGATCCTACTCAACTCAATCCCTACGACTACGGCTGGCAACTGGAGGCCCGCGTCGACTCGTTCGATCAGGTCAAGCTCACCCGGCACTACGCGATGGGGCGTTTCTCTCCGGAAGCCGGCATCGTGATGCCCGATCGCAAAACCGTCTATATCACCGATGACGGCAACAACACCGCACTGTTCCGCTTTGTGGCCGACCGGGCCGGGGATCTCTCCAGTGGGAGACTCTTCGCCGCACACTGGATTCAGACCAGCCGTCTCGATGGGGGCAGCGCAAAACTGGACTGGATTCCGCTGGGGCATGCCGATGACGCGACGATAAAAAAGCAGATCGACCGGCGCATCGATTTTGATGAGATATTCCACCATAGCCATCCCGGTCTGGGTAACGAATGCCCCAACGGCTACCGGGCCATCAATACCCGTTGGCAACACGAGTGCCTGCGAGTCAGATCCGGCATGGAGCAGGCCGCATCCCGTTTGGAGAGCCGCCGCTACGCGGCCTTGTTAGGGGCGACCACTGAATTCAGCAAGATGGAGGGGGTGACCTACGATTCGGCAACAAACCACCTTTATGTCGCCATGACATCGCTGTCAAAAGGGATGGAGGACAACCGAAAGGGAAATCTTCCCAACGACCGGTGGGACCGGGGTGGCCCCAACCATATCCGCCTGCCCTACAATCCCTGTGGCGCCGTCTACACGCTGGAACTGGACGAGACGTATGTTGCCCACAGCATGCGGGCGCTTGTGACCGGACATCCGGCCAAAGACGACCCGGAGAATCTTTGCGATACCGCCGGCATCGCCAACCCCGATAACCTGACCTTCATCCAGGGACAGGACACCCTGATCATTGCCGAGGATTCCTCTAAAGGTCATCGCAACAATGCGCTCTGGGCCTACCGGGTCACCAGTGGGGAATTGACCCGCATCCAGACCGCCCCGCTCGGCGCAGAGATCACCGGCGCCTACCATTTCCCCGACGTCAACGGCTGGGACTATCTTTTCAGCGTGATCCAGCATCCACTGGATGCAGCTTCGATTACGGGCTACATTGGGCCCATCCCCGCCGGTACAACAGCCGGTAAGCAAAACCAATGA
- the eno gene encoding phosphopyruvate hydratase, with product MSEIVDIRGREILDSRGNPTIEADVFTADGAIGRAMVPSGASTGSREALELRDGDRGRYLGKGVLKAVSHVNGPLRDALIGMDVTDQAAVDNCMLELDGTDNKANMGANALLGISLATAHAAAQERALPLYRSLSGGPYRLPVPMMNIINGGAHAKNSVDLQEFMILPVGAGSIREAVRYGAEVFHALASVLSSRGMATSVGDEGGFAPDLPSNEAAIEVILEAIGKAGFSAGKDIYLGLDVASSEFYEDGLYNLASEGRKFTAEEFTDYLAGWVDQYPIISIEDGMDEGDWEGWKYHTEKLGSKVQLVGDDLFVTNTAILERGIREKIGNSILIKVNQIGTLTETLAAIDMAKAAGYSAVISHRSGETEDTTIADLVVATNTGQIKTGSLSRSDRVAKYNQLMRIEDQLGDTAVYAGADAFPVDI from the coding sequence ATGTCCGAAATAGTTGATATTCGTGGACGGGAGATCCTCGATTCCCGGGGTAATCCCACCATCGAAGCCGATGTATTCACCGCCGATGGCGCCATCGGCCGTGCCATGGTGCCTTCCGGCGCCTCCACCGGCTCCCGCGAAGCACTGGAGCTGAGAGATGGGGACAGAGGGCGTTATCTTGGCAAGGGTGTGCTGAAAGCCGTCTCCCATGTCAATGGTCCCCTGCGGGACGCGCTGATCGGTATGGACGTCACGGATCAGGCTGCGGTGGACAACTGCATGCTTGAGCTCGATGGTACGGATAACAAGGCCAATATGGGGGCCAACGCACTCTTGGGTATCTCCCTGGCGACCGCTCATGCGGCAGCCCAGGAGCGGGCGTTGCCGCTCTACCGTTCCCTCTCCGGCGGACCCTACCGCCTGCCGGTGCCTATGATGAATATCATCAACGGGGGTGCGCACGCCAAGAACAGCGTCGATCTGCAGGAGTTCATGATTCTGCCGGTGGGTGCAGGTTCCATTCGTGAAGCAGTACGTTACGGCGCCGAGGTATTTCATGCCCTGGCCAGTGTGCTGAGCAGCCGTGGCATGGCCACCAGTGTGGGCGACGAAGGTGGTTTCGCACCCGATCTGCCATCCAACGAGGCGGCCATCGAAGTCATCCTGGAGGCGATCGGCAAAGCGGGTTTTTCCGCCGGCAAGGACATCTACCTTGGCCTCGATGTGGCCAGTTCCGAGTTCTACGAAGACGGGCTCTACAATTTGGCCTCTGAAGGACGTAAATTTACAGCTGAAGAGTTCACCGACTACCTGGCGGGTTGGGTGGATCAGTATCCGATCATCTCCATCGAAGACGGTATGGACGAGGGTGACTGGGAAGGCTGGAAATACCACACGGAAAAACTCGGCAGCAAGGTACAGTTGGTGGGCGACGATCTGTTTGTTACCAATACTGCGATTCTTGAACGCGGTATCCGGGAGAAGATCGGCAACTCCATCCTCATCAAGGTCAACCAGATCGGTACCTTGACAGAGACCCTCGCCGCCATCGATATGGCTAAAGCGGCGGGTTACAGCGCAGTGATCTCCCATCGTTCAGGTGAGACCGAAGATACCACCATTGCAGATCTGGTGGTGGCTACCAACACCGGGCAGATCAAGACCGGCTCTCTCTCCCGTTCAGACCGTGTCGCAAAATACAATCAGCTGATGCGCATTGAGGATCAGTTGGGTGATACGGCGGTCTACGCGGGGGCGGATGCCTTTCCCGTCGACATCTGA
- a CDS encoding DUF3820 family protein codes for MTTTLFEKEDLISVASMQMPFGKYKGRPLIDLPEAYLLWFSDKGFPQGRLGMLMQLTLEIKINGLEYLIKPLR; via the coding sequence ATGACTACCACCTTGTTTGAAAAAGAGGACCTTATCTCAGTTGCAAGCATGCAGATGCCTTTCGGCAAATACAAGGGCCGACCTCTCATTGACCTGCCTGAGGCCTACCTGCTCTGGTTTTCAGACAAAGGATTCCCCCAGGGTCGACTCGGTATGTTGATGCAGCTGACTTTGGAGATAAAGATCAACGGTCTGGAGTATCTGATAAAACCACTCAGGTAG